In Tistrella mobilis, the genomic window AGCCCGGGTCGGGCACCCGGACCATCGGTGACGGCGATCTGAACCATGGCGTCCTTGTTCCTCCCCAGCGACGCGGATCTGTGGGGCGCCCGACGACTGCGACCGCGCAAAGGGAGGGTATCCGGACGGGGGCGCGGTATCGCGCGCCGCGCCCGTCGCACGGGTCCCGTTACGCCGGCCGATCTGCCTGAAAGCTGCCCCGACCGGTGGTGGTGGCCCTTCCGGCCTCTCTCACCTCCGGTCGAACAACGCTGGGTCATCCCGCGCCCGGGATCAAATCGAAACAACTGAACGTTTGATCGGTACTATCTATCAACCATAACGTTTTCCCGGGCAAAGTCCCGCTCGAAATCCGCGCCGCGCAGACAGTCGAGCAGCGCCGCAGCCATGGGCGATGGCGGGTCACGATCAGACAGCACCAGCCCCACGGACTGGGTGTGGACCGGATCGACCAGATCGATCGACACCAGATCGGGGGTCGCCCCCAGCACATGGAGGAAAGTATGGGGCACGATGCTCGACCAGCCGCCCTGGCGGATATGGGCGCAGACCCCCAGAAAGGAATTGCTCACCACCGGTGCGTCGACGGTGACCCCCAGCCCGGCCGCAACCTTGTTCAGGATCCGCCGGTTCTGCATGTCCTCGCTGAGCAGGCAGAGGGTCTGGGTGAACGCCTCGGCCCAGCCGAGCCGGGCGCGGCCGGCGAAGCGGTGATCGGGACCGGTCACGAAGACATAGCGCTCGCGATAGAGCGGCAGCAGCCGGACATGGTCCGGCGGCTCGTTCTCCAGATAGGTCAGGCCGCCATCCAGTTCGAAGGCATCCAGCCCGCGCTGGATGGCACGCGAGGTGAGCGACTGGATGGCGATGCGGGCGGCGGGATGGGCGGCCATGAACCGGGCGCTCAGAAACGCGACCGACGGCATGGCCGCCGGGATGACCCCCAGCCTGAGGGTACCGGTCAAGCCGCTGCCGCCGCCCAGATCCTCGCGCAGGCTGTCGTAATCGCGCAGGATCTGGCGGGCCCAGACCAGCAGTTTCTCGCCTTCGGCGGTCAGCCCGGTGAAGCGGTGGCCGCGCACCACCAGCCGCACTTCCAGATCCTGCTCCAGCTTGCGGATCGCGGCCGACAGAGTCGGCTGGGTGATGTTGCAGCGCGCCGCCGCCCGGGCGAAATGCTTCTCGCCGGCGAGGGTCACGAAATAAGACAGATGACGGACGAGCATGGCGGATGGCCTCCGGCGGGGGCGCCCGGGTCGGCCATTCAAAGCTATCACATCAAGGTTGATGCGCCCATCTTCCGCACACCCGACAGATGAACCACCCCCGCCTATACACGACCAGGCAGACGCAGGGCCACGAACATGGCGGTCAGCCCGAAGCCCGCCATCACCATCAGCGTGATTGCGAAAGCCTCCATGGTCTGGCCGGGCAGCGCCGCTTCGGCGGTTTCCAGAACCACCGCCAGGATGGCGACACCGACCGCGCCGCCGAACTGGCGCCCGACATTCAGGGCAGCCGCCCCCTGCGCCACCTGGCTTTCGCCGAGCAGCCGGAGTCCGCCGGCCGAGAGGGCCGGCATCACCAGGGCCAGCGACATCCGCCCGAAGGCCATGATGCCGGCGATCACCCAGAAACCGGCCGAGAACTCGGCCCAGGTGATCAGCACCGCATGGAGCGCGAAGCAGCCGAGGCCGATCATCACCTGCGGCCGGGCCGGCATGCGATCGGCCAGCCGCCCGGCGATCGGGAACATCATCGCCATGGCGAAACCGCCGGGGGCCATCGCCAGCCCCACTTCGGCCGGGCTCATCCCCCGCGCGGTTTCCAGCAGCAGCGGCAGCAGATAGGTGGAGCCGAACAATCCGAGGCCGAGCGTCATGGAGCAGAGCGCCGCCGCGGCGAAGCCTGGCGCGCGATAGATCTTCAGATCCATCAGCGGCCGGGTTACCCGCTTTTCCCAGGCAAGGAAGGCCGTGGCCGCCGCCACGCACAGCACCAC contains:
- a CDS encoding LysR family transcriptional regulator; the protein is MLVRHLSYFVTLAGEKHFARAAARCNITQPTLSAAIRKLEQDLEVRLVVRGHRFTGLTAEGEKLLVWARQILRDYDSLREDLGGGSGLTGTLRLGVIPAAMPSVAFLSARFMAAHPAARIAIQSLTSRAIQRGLDAFELDGGLTYLENEPPDHVRLLPLYRERYVFVTGPDHRFAGRARLGWAEAFTQTLCLLSEDMQNRRILNKVAAGLGVTVDAPVVSNSFLGVCAHIRQGGWSSIVPHTFLHVLGATPDLVSIDLVDPVHTQSVGLVLSDRDPPSPMAAALLDCLRGADFERDFARENVMVDR